One window from the genome of Podospora pseudocomata strain CBS 415.72m chromosome 1 map unlocalized CBS415.72m_1.2, whole genome shotgun sequence encodes:
- a CDS encoding uncharacterized protein (EggNog:ENOG503P7SE), producing the protein MISVEDTTQVGANDANPLIGFLTQIDLAREIVNLLHPSVRDITALAFTCKQAGQYVDRIMVSASPLTSSTYIQISLMFISPNSATTEEKSRELVYGATFWSSHQPPPSPRVARHISMISEGLFILVMVSIPQSFRHVVLDRLPFLDVNMVGLVISSMPNLESLAISRCDLLDVAKLPALIKIIKEHPRTPRNKGKAKALRTSNAIEGEHVGENGGKNSNGNSSADDSSSTEDEDQTSSNDTSLLTEPDTSLISTDTAATWVGDEDQTGIDVIAATTDAESNATIHYIRLDFSPFFFRGPNTCERLGSFGVTYNEPTFHTPKAVVALMMQCWDDADTIGMDLMSDNSSFFSFVRRLPGWNCLWSLKARDAMLSFKRETSGIVLPEDFQRTVERTARSEIIAENHGSSRVAQPAFLDQVTARVVKLRKEKHDEIKKEAQNRFCDDLMAATSGDDFRPSDYPLPNSIAFYLGNAENHNAFGCWRRQYLCQGCKKLLPRVLFAIELDDCWGCKMVAFVRDMESSDLRRWKQSAIGYYLKGLDIKKGSLTDVIDPARGRHLTAALGAAKIADSIWLKFMNFSPTDPVVYPPEPPNLHRNTAAYSRYRWKHNWPEQAFDYREGGPQHEDPFKHPNSDWEDTELCGGEPPESFNANFRWSEEASTTLFEEYIRRNGLAKQITDPEAQKRIAAAKEWEKIRRLPGPKDYSKNGMWHLGRDLRRYYQNQGDKSIHALIHGRVEKCIWSFNTPMLRPFDLDHPIPDKRVNYEAWEELKEREIWELVPAGHSRR; encoded by the exons ATGATCTCGGTTGAAGACACTACGCAAGTGGGCGCCAACGATGCGAACCCACTAATTGGATTCCTCACCCAGATTGATCTCGCCAGAGAGATCGTCAATCTCTTGCATCCGAGTGTGCGCGATATCACGGCATTGGCCTTCACATGCAAACAGGCCGGCCAATACGTCGACCGAATCATGGTTAGTGCCTCACCTCTAACATCTTCAACCTATATTCA AATTTCGCTGATGTTTATCTCCCCAAATTCGGCAACGACGGAGGAGAAATCAAGAGAGCTGGTGTACGGAGCGACATTCTGGTCATcacaccaacctcccccaagcCCCCGAGTCGCACGCCATATCTCGATGATTTCGGAAGGACTCTTCATATTA GTCATGGTCAGCATTCCGCAGAGTTTCCGACACGTTGTCCTTGACCGGCTACCCTTTTTAGACGTCAACATGGTGGGTCTGGTTATCAGTTCCATGCCCAACCTTGAGAGCTTGGCCATCTCGCGTTGCGACCTTCTCGACGTCGCCAAACTCCCTGCATTGATCAAGATCATCAAGGAGCATCCGAGAACGCCCCGTAACAAAGGCAAGGCCAAAGCCTTACGCACCAGTAACGCTATAGAGGGTGAGCATGTTGGAGAGAACGGTGGCAAGAACAGTAACGGTAACAGCAGTGCGGATGACAGCAGCTCTACGGAGGACGAAGACCAGACGAGCAGCAACGACACATCCCTATTGACTGAGCCCGACACCAGCTTAATCTCTACGGATACAGCAGCAACCTgggtgggtgatgaagaCCAGACGGGCATCGACGTCATAGCAGCGACCACGGATGCTGAGAGTAACGCTACAATCCACTATATACGATTGGATTTCAGCCCTTTCTTCTTCCGCGGCCCCAACACTTGCGAACGACTTGGATCTTTTGGTGTTACGTACAACGAGCCCACATTCCACACCCCAAAGGCCGTGGTAGCTCTTATGATGCAGTGTTGGGACGACGCGGATACTATCGGGATGGACTTGATGAGCGATAActcttctttcttcagcTTCGTCCGTCGTCTTCCCGGCTGGAACTGCTTATGGTCCTTGAAAGCGCGCGATGCTATGCTGTCGTTTAAGCGGGAGACCAGCGGTATCGTGCTCCCAGAAGACTTCCAGCGCACAGTCGAGCGCACAGCTCGCTCCGAGATTATCGCAGAGAATCACGGCAGTTCTAGGGTTGCCCAGCCAGCCTTCCTTGATCAAGTCACAGCCCGTGTCGTAAAGCTCCGAAAGGAGAAGCACGACGAAATCAAGAAGGAAGCCCAGAACCGCTTTTGCGATGATCTGATGGCAGCTACCAGCGGCGACGACTTCAGGCCGTCGGATTACCCTCTCCCGAACAGTATAGCGTTCTATCTCGGTAACGCTGAAAACCACAACGCCTTCGGGTGCTGGCGTCGGCAGTATTTATGTCAAGGCTGCAAAAAACTCCTGCCCCGCGTCCTGTTTGCAATCGAACTCGATGATTGTTGGGGCTGCAAGATGGTCGCCTTCGTCAGGGACATGGAGAGCAGCGACCTTCGCCGCTGGAAGCAAAGCGCTATTGGGTATTACCTCAAGGGTCTGGACATAAAGAAAGGGTCACTGACTGATGTCATTGACCCGGCCCGAGGTCGACACTTGACGGCAGCTCTCGGGGCGGCCAAGATAGCCGATTCTATCTGGCTGAAGTTTATGAACTTCTCCCCGACCGATCCGGTGGTGTACCCCCCCGAGCCACCCAACCTACACAGGAACACCGCCGCTTACTCACGTTATCGGTGGAAACATAATTGGCCAGAGCAGGCGTTTGATTACCGGGAGGGTGGTCCTCAACATGAGGATCCCTTCAAACACCCAAACTCCGACTGGGAAGACACCGAGCTCTGCGGCGGTGAGCCTCCCGAAAGCTTTAACGCCAATTTCCGGTGGTCAGAGGAAGCCAGTACGACTCTCTTTGAGGAGTATATCCGTCGAAACGGACTCGCGAAGCAGATCACCGATCCCGAGGCCCAGAAGAGGATCGCCGCTGCAaaggagtgggagaagaTTCGGCGTCTCCCCGGGCCAAAGGATTATTCAAAGAACGGAATGTGGCACCTTGGACGGGACCTCAGGCGCTACTACCAGAACCAGGGTGACAAGTCGATTCATGCCTTGATTCACGGAAGAGTCGAGAAGTGCATTTGGTCCTTCAACACGCCTATGCTGCGTCCCTTTGACCTGGACCACCCGATTCCAGACAAGCGGGTCAACTACGAAGCCTgggaggagctcaaggagcgTGAGATTTGGGAGTTGGTTCCTGCTGGCCACTCTAGGCGGTGA